Proteins from a genomic interval of Harpia harpyja isolate bHarHar1 chromosome 9, bHarHar1 primary haplotype, whole genome shotgun sequence:
- the LOC128146142 gene encoding protein S100-A8-like, with product MSASTQSTATLPETQQFPGNCTLEMALKTIVDVYHRYSIREGQLDLLNFNDFRTLLTEQAPTFLQACDRNKREYLRKLFEETDLNKDSELTFEEFTIILAKLTDDAHRISHRDDRCIPDKD from the exons ATGTCTGCAAGCACCCAGAGCACCGCCACCCTTCCTGAGACTCAGCAGTTCCCTGGAAACTGCACACTGGAGATGGCCCTGAAAACCATTGTGGATGTCTACCACCGTTACAGCATCCGGGAGGGCCAGCTTGACCTCCTCAACTTCAACGACTTCAGGACACTGCTGACTGAGCAGGCACCGACCTTTCTACAAGCTTGC GACAGGAACAAACGTGAATACCTGAGGAAACTCTTTGAAGAGACAGACTTAAATAAGGACAGTGAGCTGACTTTTGAGGAGTTCACCATCATCTTGGCCAAGCTGACCGATGATGCCCATCGCATCAGCCACCGGGATGACCGCTGTATACCAGACAAGGATTGA